One region of Labrus bergylta chromosome 23, fLabBer1.1, whole genome shotgun sequence genomic DNA includes:
- the LOC109980485 gene encoding NXPE family member 3-like produces the protein KFIIYITAKLVPSVILSDAKEINQNSPKQTGPYMIWDNAKNILVTYRVHGPPLSFIYVPTSELRYIANEIDGLVGGTNTVVVFSIWAHFSPFPIELYIRRLQSIRRAVIRLLNRAPDTLVVIRTANLRGLTPSESLNYSDWYTLQLDKVLRAVFKGFNVRLVDAWEMTLAHHLPHNIHPGRPIVKNMIDILLSYICTK, from the coding sequence aagtttattatttatataacagCTAAACTTGTTCCTTCTGTCATACTTTCAGATGCTAAGGAGATTAACCAGAATAGTCCGAAGCAAACTGGACCTTACATGATATGGGACAATGCAAAAAACATCTTGGTAACATACCGTGTCCATggtcctcctcttagttttATCTACGTCCCAACCAGTGAGCTGCGTTACATTGCAAATGAAATTGACGGGTTGGTAGGTGGCACCAACACAGTTGTAGTTTTTAGCATCTGGGCCCACTTCAGCCCTTTCCCAATTGAGCTCTACATCAGACGACTTCAGAGCATCCGCAGGGCGGTGATTCGTCTGTTGAACAGGGCTCCAGACACGCTGGTGGTCATCAGGACTGCAAACCTCAGAGGTTTAACACCTTCTGAATCGTTAAACTACAGTGACTGGTACACACTACAGCTGGACAAGGTGCTAAGAGCTGTGTTCAAAGGATTTAATGTTCGACTAGTGGACGCTTGGGAGATGACTCTGGCCCACCACCTGCCTCACAACATTCACCCAGGCCGTCCTATTGTTAAGAATATGATTGACATTCTCTTGTCCTACATATGCACCAAATAG
- the LOC109978303 gene encoding NXPE family member 3-like: MCLKGFMSNHVNMKLLKTCVILLLLTVLFFVLRNMDLLQLNYEEKFGIVLKKVTSAPRTVPRTVPRTDNFCTFEPLSLADAKEERMLLDSIAWPETPLLPAPFLFDQTSDPAHSIFTILPGRGGVDRHVGDQLEVMVQIYDFQGNPKKSGGDVLLARLHNRALEAGVAGRVVDHLNGSYSAVFPLLWEGSAHVEVTLVHSSEAVTVLHRLNREHPERVLFKSLFRSGSISETTSCNVCLRQTNQPQCNYTDLRTGEPWFCYKPKKLSCDDRINHMRDGFNVRLKDKEEKLFQSKVNLKVFIHSSGPANVMVLPPMKGQPEVDQGKGKSGLSGYYYQGVWRSLGGTKVHQFNNSSAISQCLKGKVVHMYGDSTVRQWFEYLDASLPGS, encoded by the exons ATGTGCCTAAAAGGATTTATGAGTAACcatgtcaacatgaaacttctgaagacctgtgtcatccttctccttctgactgtgttgttctttgtaCTAAGAAACATggacctgctgcag CTAAATTATGAAGAAAAGTTTGGCATCGTCCTCAAGAAAGTGACCTCTGCTCCTCGCACTGTTCCTCGCACTGTTCCTCGCACTGACAACTTCTGCACCTTCGAGCCGCTGTCCTTGGCAGATGCTAAGGAGGAACGCATGTTATTAGACTCCATTGCTTGGCCTGAAACTCCTCTTCTGCCagctccttttttatttgaccaGACAAGTGATCCCGCCCACAGCATTTTCACCATTCTCCCAGGGAGGGGCGGAGTAGACCGGCATGTAGGAGACCAGCTGGAAGTTATGGTACAAATATACGACTTCCAAGGTAACCCCAAGAAGTCTGGAGGAGATGTCTTACTTGCTCGGTTGCACAACAGGGCACTTGAAGCAGGTGTGGCTGGACGAGTGGTGGATCACCTTAATGGCTCCTACTCTGCTGTATTCCCTTTACTCTGGGAAGGAAGTGCACATGTTGAG gtGACGCTTGTCCACTCAAGTGAGGCTGTCACAGTTCTGCACAGGCTGAATAGAGAACATCCTGAAAGGGTTCTCTTTAAAAGCCTCTTCCGCTCAGGTTCAATCTCTGAAACTACCTCCTGTAATGTTTGCCTACGTCAAACCAACCAGCCACAGTGCAACTACACTGACCTCCGTACAGGCGAGCCGTGGTTCTGCTACAAGCCAAAGAAGCTGAGCTGTGATGACAGGATTAACCACATGAGAGACGGATTCAATGTAAGACTCaaggacaaagaggagaagcTTTTCCAAAG caaAGTCAACCTGAAAGTCTTCATTCACTCTTCAGGACCGGCCAATGTCATGGTGCTGCCTCCAATGAAAG GGCAACCTGAGGTCGATCAAGGCAAAGGGAAGTCTGGACTCTCTGGGTATTACTACCAGGGTGTGTGGCGATCACTAGGTGGCACCAAAGTCCACCAATTCAACaactcctctgccatcagcCAGTGTCTGAAAGGAAAGGTGGTCCACATGTATGGAGACTCCACCGTCAGGCAGTGGTTTGAGTACCTTGATGCTTCACTTCCAGGTAGTTGA